The genome window TAACAGCTCATCGGTTCAGTTTACCGTAACCAATGTTCAGCAGACCGGCGGGACTCCGGGCGGCGGACAGTGGCAGCTTGTTTCAAGCATCGCTGTTCAGCAGACCGTTCTTACGCTTGCGAATACCTCATCAGGCGCGATCCTGGCAGGTACTGAAGGCGGAAAGATATATATGTCAACCGATAATGGCGGAAGCTGGAGCATCATCAATCCTGATATGACGGTCGGATATATCTGGTCGTTAAAGGTTAACTCTGCCGGAGCTATATTCGCCGCAACGGATGACGGTATCTACCGCTCAACCAATAACGGCACCACCTGGGCTCTTACCGAACTCGGCGGAAAAGATGTACGCGCTCTTGATATCCTTGCAAACGGCGATATGCTTGCCGGAACATGGGGATTCGGAGTATATATATCAACAGATAACGGTTCAACCTGGAATCCTTCTAACGGCGGTCTCACTGCACCTGCAGTACATGCTCTTACTCATACTGCAACAGCAGTATTTGCCGGAACCTTCCAGGGCGGCATCTTCAGAAGTCTTGATGGCGGAAACAGCTGGTCACCGCTGGTAATTGAATATGAACACATCTGGTCAATGGGTGTTACCTCAACCGGTGTGCTCTTTGCAGGAACCTACGGCCGCGGCCTCTTCTACTCCGTGAATAACGGAGATACCTGGCTGCCGGCAGTCGGCATCCCGAGTTCATTCATCTATGCAATCAGTGTAGATGTTAATGATAATGTTTACGTAAGTACCTGGGCAGGCGGCGTATATGCGGCACAGGGCGGTTCATTTAACGATGCTCCGGGCCTTGGCAGCAGTCCTCTCAGTACATTTGACTGGACACCGATCGGTATGCAGGGCTACGGCGTAAGCTCACTGCTTGCAAACCTTCAGACCGGTGCTCTTTATCTCGGAACCAGAGAAGGTCAGTTCTACCTGAACGACAGCCCGCTCGCGGTTAAGGAATCGAAGGAAGACTATATACCGTCTGATTTCGCTCTCGAGCAGAATTATCCGAATCCGTTTAACCCGGAAACCAGAATCAGATTTGCTCTGCCGGTTAAGCAGAATGTAACACTGACGGTATATAACATACTTGGTCAGAAAGTGCGCACCCTTCTTGCACAGGAACTTGAAGCCGGAGTTTACAGTGTAAGCTTCCAGGCACAGGAACTCGCAAGCGGTGTGTATATCTACAGACTGCAGACAGATAAAGCTACTCTTACGAAGAAAATGGTTCTTCAGAAGTAAGCTGACATAAGTTCCCCTTTAAGGGCTGCCTGAAAAAATTCGGGCAGCCCTTTTTTTATTTATTCAGGCTTCATTATATATATTACTTTATAAGTCTTTCCGGTCTGGCCGCTTTGCGCGAAGCTTTGACAAAGAATCAGGTGAATCAGAAAAGTTTCCCGCAGATCACGCGGATTAACGCAGAAAAGATCAGATAATCTTTGGGTCTTGGTGTCTTTGCGCGATACTTTGACGAAGAATTAGGTGAATCAGAAAAGTTTCCCGCAGATCACGCGGATTAACGCAGAAAAGATCAGATAATCTTTGGGTCTTGGTGTTTTTGCGCGATACTTTGACGAAGAATTAGGTGAATCAGAAAAGTTTCCCGCAGATCACGCAGATTAACGCAGATTGATTAAATATTCTTTCGGTCTTAGTGTCTTTACGCGAACCTATTCTGAAATATGTTAAACTGAGTCAGGCTATGTTGGTAAAAGTTCAATTGAAAACGCGTAATATGTAATTTTCAACTTTCAACTTTCAACTTTTAACTTTTAACTTTTAACTAGAACCTCACTCCGTACCAAACCACTCCGGGATATATCTTTACTGCCGGTGATGGCAGACGGTAAAAGCCGATGATTTTTTGTACTGCACGGAGGTATTCATTTTGAATCTGAAACGCATCCAGATTCCAGTCTAACGCCAGGAAGAACTCATGATGTCCCCCTTCCGGTGCATCCAGCCGCTTCACACTGTGGCCGAGGGCAATGTTAAGATATGGTGACCAGTAGGGTTTTGCTTTCTGCGGCAGCAAATTATATATATCAATGCTTATCCAGTCGTAGGTGCTTTCATAGTCGTCAAATATTACCGAGTGGGAGTTATTGCGGAACCGCTCAGAAGGGGAGAAGCTCATCTTAAAGCGGAAGTTTTTAAGCGGCGGGTATTCTTCCTCTAGAAGCGGATAAACAGCGCCGAGAGTATTTGCTGCAAAATCTCCCCAGCTGAATCCCCATTGTTTTGAAAACCCGTCTTTGATTTCAATATAGGTCTGATATGAGAACGCCAATGATGACCCAAGCCAGAGCGAGGTATTGCGTGAGAAGCCGGACCACTGAAATAATCCCGAATATACCTGAGAAGCCATATAGGGAAAGAAGAAATGGCCGAATTTATCAGAACCAAGTGCGTAAGTCCAGTCTTCCTGCCAGTTGAAGTGGAAACCGGATTTCTCCCCCTTCCACCAGAGATTCGTGTTAAGGGCGTGGCCGTAAACAAATCCTCCGGCGGTGAGCAGCCCGATTCCTCCCGCCCTGTACCAGTGGACAGCTGAGGTGTCCTGTCCATTGCTTTGCGGCGTCATGAAACTCAGGATGATAAAAAGGCGGAATAGTGAACGGTTCATCGTATCTGGCAAATAAGTATATTTTTGACTGATCTCAAATTAAGAATGAAAGCGAAGAAAGAAAAAGAAATGTGTTATCGCCACGGTTGGGTCAATAGCCAGGTAGTGTAAAAGAGATTGTGTAAATGAACCCCCCTATTCATACTTCATAATTCATTTGAACTCTATTCCCCCCGGATTTGTTATTTTTTTATGCGAATTGTGAATAAGTTATTGTTACTCCTGCTGTTTCTTGTTCTGCGGCTTCTGCCTGCTGAAGCTGCTTCAGGACTGGTTAAAGGCCGCGTGGCTGATGCCGAAACCGGCGAGCTGCTCCCCTATGTGAATGTGTTCATTCAAGGAACCAATAAAGGGACGGTAACTGACCCTGACGGCAATTACTATCTGAAGATTCCCTATGGTTCTTACACGCTCACCTATTCCATGGTTGGTTACAAAACCGAGACCCGGCAGGCGGAAATCGGTACTGAACCGCTTACCATAGATGTGTTTTTTCAGAGAGCAGAATACGCAATTCCGGAAGTGGTGGTAACCGGAGAAGATCCTGGGGTGCTGATTATGCGCAACGCCATCAAACGGAAACTTGAGCAGAAAGATAAGCTTAATACCTACACCTATAATCTTTACACAAAGTTTGTAGTCAGTTCAGATACGCTGACCGCGGGACGCTCCTCACAACGCGGCGATACTACCATATTTTCCATTTTTGAATCTTATTCAGCCGGATATTTCCAGAAACCGGATAACTACTTTAACCGGATCACCCACCGCCGCCAGAGCGTAAACGTGCCTCCGCAAGCCAATTTTGTCGCGTTCGGAACCAATATCAATATATACGATGACCAGGTGCTGCTGCTTGACGAGTTAATATATAGCCCGTTTCATCCGGACGCGCCTGAGTATTATCATTTCACTCTTGAAAAATGGATTAAGCCGGACAGCGTTACCATGATCGCCCGGATCAGGGTTGAACCCGCTTCATCACAGCGGAAGCTTTTCAGCGGTTATGTGGATATCAACGGAGCTACCGGCCGGGTGCTTGAGGCCTCTCTTAAGCCCAATAAAGCCGTGCAGCTTCCTTTCAGCGCTGATCTGAGCTACTGGCAGTCTTTCGGCGAGTTTGATGGATACATTGTGCCGACCGGGCTTCATATAAAAGCGATTGTGCCGGTGGATATCTACTGGGTCTTTGACGCGCGGGTTGATATCTCGATATATACCGTTGCGTACGATTATACGTTTAATAAGAAACTTGACGCGGAGCTTTTTACCCTCAGGCGGGTTGAGATTGACAAGGGAGCGGATGAACTAAACGCTGACTACTGGGATGATAACGGCGTGCTGCCCCTGCGTGAGGAAGAAAAATATGCTTATGAGGAAATACGGCAGCTCAGAGAAAATCCTGACTCCGTTCTTACAAGCACGTTCTTTGACCGGTATATAGGGCCCCTTACCAGAGAGATCGCAAAACTTGACCGCGAACCCTTTTCCGGCTTTGATGATTTCTTCCACTTTAACCGCGTTGGCGCAGTATATACAGGCGCTGGCTTCCGTTACCGGCCCTTTGACCGGCTCAATACCGTCATCAAAGCCGGGTATTCGTTCGCTGATCAAAAACCCCATGGTGATTTTCTGGCTGAGTACTCATTTGATGAGCCGGGCCGCCTGCAGCTTGCGGGTAATATATACAGCCGCCTTAACAGGAGAGATGATCCTTATACGCTGCGCGAACGGGCTATTACGCTGCTTTCCCTTCTCTTTAAGAATGATTATGGTGATTATTTTTATGCATCTGGGTATTCCTTTGAACTGAAGTATGGAATCGGTCAGCTCAGGTTTATCCGGCGAGAAACTTTTGAGCGCCCGACAGTCTTCAAGCTCGGCTTCAGGGATGAAACCCAGCTTCCGGCCGGTGTTAATACTGATTTTGCATTCTTCGGGAGAAAGAGTAGTTACCGGGGCAACCCTGCCGCGCAGCCGGGCCGCCTGCGCTCAATCTACGGTGAGGTGATGTTAAACTATTCACCCGTGCGGAGAATAGGGAATTCTGGTCTGTTTTTATCTTTTGAAACGGCTGATAAAAAACGGCTTACAGGTGATTTTACCTTTTCCAATATCCGGTCTGCATTTTATCTCAGAACGCCCACACTGCCGCTCTGGATGCTTGATTTACGGGTTACGGGGGGCTATAGCATAGGAACGCTGCCCGTGCAGAGATATTATAGCTTTGAGTCTTCAAGTGCCGCCATTGCGCTCCCTGGCGCGCTGAGAGGCATAAAAGAGAAGGAGTTCTATGGCGACCGGTATGCTTCAGTTTTTATAGAGCATAATTTCGGGGAACTGATACCCGGGGTATTACGCATTCCTAATGTGGCTGCTTACGGAATCGAAGTGATCGTGAACGGGTCAGCGGCCTGGAGTGATGTTAAAAACCGGAGTCAGGTTCAAATAACCAATCCGCTTCTCAAAACAACCGCGGAGACAGCCGACAGGTATTACTACGAAGCCGGAATTGGTCTTAACCGCCTGCTCATCTTCTTCCGGTTTGATCTATCAGCACGGCTCTCACAGGTTAGCGGACCCTCATACCGGATTACTTTTTCAACCGCGACGAATTAGAGTTCTGTGCTAACCACCTATTTTTTCCTAATTTCGGGATGCTGCAGGGTGTGAAGAATGCACCGGTAAAAATTACCCCGGAGGTTTTTAAGAAGAAAAGCATTCTCAAAACGGTGCTTGTTTTCTGATAAAAAAGGTCATATTTTATTGCTCTGTCAGTTTCTTTTTGTGGCACGCTTTTTTCTATATAAAGAGAAATTCATCAAACTAAATTTTTTCAAAACACAAAATAAACATTGGGTCAGCAGCAGCTTCTTCTTATTGGAATTACCGTTATACTTACTGGCACAGCTTTGCTTGTGGGTATCAGTATGTACCGCAGTTATGTGACCCAGATTAACAGAGAACAGATATTAAGTGACCTCAATATTATTGGTGCTGACGCACAGGGTTACTACCGGCGTGCCATTCAACAGGGGGGCGGTCAAACCTCATTTCTGAATTATAAAATCCCCTTCGGTTTTCAGGAAAATCCAAGCGGGGTTTATACCATAAAAAGCGTGAGTAAAGATGAAATCGTAATTAACGGGCTGGAGATAGAAGCAGGGGATGACGGTAACCCGATTTCTTATGACGTGACTGTTACCGCGGGGAAGCTAACTTTTACCAAAAACAATTAAAATTCTTGAAAAAACCGGTACTTTTTGGAAAAGGACAGGTAAAAATTACTTGTAACAGTTACCGTTTTTGCTCGCCACGGATATCCATCACCGTTTTTTAGCTTAATTCAAACATCCGGAACTGGCACGATTTTTACATTACTTAACTATAAAATTATTCTCAATCAATAATCTAAAGGAAAAACCACCATGGGTCAGCAGCAATTGCTCCTTATCGTTCTCGGCGTAATTATCGTCGGTATTTCAGTAGTAGTAGGTATTAACCTCTTCCAGACCAGTGCAGTTCAGGCAAACAGAGATGCAGTTATTGCAGACTTAAATGCTTTAGCAGCATCAGCTATGCAGTATTACAAAAAGCCAACCAATCTCGGTGGCGGCGGAAATTCATTCGTTGGTTATGCAATCCCAACCGGAATGGGTTCAAATGCTAATGGTACCTATACAATCTCAGTTGCCGGTAACGCAACAAGCATCACATTCCGGGGTGTAGGAACTGAAAAAGGTGATAACGGTACAGCAGGTGTAACCCACACAGCTGCAGTTACATCAACAGGCGGCATAACCATCGCTAAAACCAACTAATTTTTAGAGATAATACTCTAATTTTTTAGAACAGAGCGGCACACGTTTTTAATGTGTGCCGCTTTTTTATTTTACCATAGGGGGTGAGAGACGTAACCACGGATTCAGTTTCCGGGAGAAACCTGGCTTTTTCCGGTGACCAGCCACCTAAAAAAAGCAGATAGATTCCTGAAATAAGTGACTGAATACTGTGATAAACCTCAGGTTGTGAGCAGGGCTAAGTTATTGAAAAATAAGCAGAAAATAGCCCTGAACTCAACAAATGCTTCAATCTTAGCCAATAATTAATTATATTTCAGGGTTAATGAAAAACAGAAGTTTTATCCATGGTTGAATGCCGTTTCGTCGCTGAAAATCCGTCAGGCAAAGTGCTTTCCGGCAGTCTGGTTGCTGAAAACTTATCCGAAGCAAAGAAGAAAATCAATGCTATGGCGGAGAAAAATCAGCTTAAGATTAAGTCCATTGATAAAAAGGCAGCATGGATTTATACGGCTAAAAAAGGGAACGAAAAGCCGATTAAGGGGGAACAGAAAGCGTTTAACAAGCAGGAAGTAATTGACGCGTTAACCCGGCTTGGGTATGACAAAATCAATGTCAATAAGAAGCTGCTTGATATTAACCCTCCTCCTCCGGTTCAGGATGTGGTCACCTTTGTAAAAATCAGTTCCGAGCTGATGGATCAAAAACTTCCATTCGGCGAAGTGATGAACCTGCTGATTAACGATACCCAGAATAAAACCCTCCGCGATACGCTTAAGGACATCAATAACGAATTAAAAAAAGGGGCGGACAGCCAGGTGGTTTTCAGCCGGTATCAGAGTGTATTCGGGAAATTCACCTCATATATGCTGGGTCTGGCCTCCAAGTCTGGTAATATGGCTGAGATCTACCGTGCCACGGCAAAGTTCCTTGAGCGGCAGATGGAATTTAAGAAGAGTTTAAAGAGCGCGCTGATCAGTCCGTTTGTTACCGTATTTGTATTGATGCTGGCAGTGCTTTATTATATCGGATATATATTCCCGGAAACAGCGCTTATGTTCGCCAAGTTCGGCATTGACCTTCCTCCGATGACTGCCGCAACGCTTGAGCTCAGTGATTTTCTTAAAGCTAATATTTTTCTGATTCTTGGTTCAATTATTGTCCCGATCGTGGTTCTTGGAAGGTTCTTTGCTACACCCAAGGGCAGGATCATGAAAGATAAATATATGCTTAAGATGCCGGTGATGGGCAATCTTATCCATAAAACGGTAATTGAAGTATTCTGCCGGGTGTTTTATACGTTGTATTCAGGTTCAGCAGAAAGCATTGAACCGATCAGAATAGCTGCCGAAGCATCTGATAATGCCTATTTTGAAAGCCAGATTAAAAATGTGGCAATACCTCTGATGGTGAAAAAAGGTATCGGAATAACCGAAGCATTTGCTGCCGCGAATGTATTCACGGAAACCGCGCTTAACCGTTTTCACAGCGGAGAAGAAACCGGCACGCTTAAGAACACAGCCCTGCAGCTTGCCAATTATTATGAAAGTGAAACGGTATTCCGTCTTAAGAGCATCATTGAGCTGATACAGGTTATTATCTCGATGATTATTATGGTTGTCATGATAGGCCTTACGCTGGTTTCAGCAGAAACAGCCACTATTTCACCAGACCCGAACAAAATGAAATCAGTTCTCGAATTTGTAAGAGAGTATCCGGTATGTTAGAAACGAATCTGGAATTCACTGATAAAATCGGTTATCTCCTTTTTAAGAAAGGGATTATCAACAGCGAGGTGCTTGAAAAGGCGCTCCGGTTAAAGAACGAAGACAAATCAAAACAGAAGAGGAATCTCGCGCAGATTCTTGTTCAGGATTTTGGTTATGAGCATGATGCCATTTTTAATGAAGTGGCCAGTCTGTATGCATTCCGCGAAATGGATGTAACCGCCGAAACCATAACGCCTGAAGTAGCCGACCGTATTAAAAAATTTGTAAACGGCGGTGGAGAATCATTAAAGAAAATGATTTTTGAGGTAAAAGTCATCCCCTATAAATATGATGACAGACAGAGGGATAAACTTTTAATAGCGGCCACTGACCCCACTGACCGTAATATCCCGAAAATTGCGTTTGGTCTTAATGCCCGCAAATATGAAGTTATCTATGTCCGCAATAAGGAATATACAAAGCTGGTGGAAAAGCTCTTTCCGCCGGAAAATGAATACCTGAAGCAGCTTGAGGCAAACCCGACCGAGTTTAACGTTGAGATTGAGCAGGAGAAAGACCTCAGCGAGGATGAACTTGAGAATGAAATCAACAAAAGCGCGCTTGTTAATCTGGTGGAAGCAGCGCTTGTTGAGGGAACCCGGAAAGGTATAAGCGATATACACTTTGTTCCCCGTTCAGCAAAACGGACGGATATCATGTTCCGTGTTGATGGTCTTCTGCAGTTATGGCACTCACAGGAGAATACTTCTCCGGAGGCGCTGATCGCGGTGGTCAAAGACAGGTCAAGAGGCATGGACCGTTTTGAGCGCGAGCGTTCACAGGACGGATTTATACAGCGCGAAATTGACGGTACCATTATCCGTTTCCGTGTATCTGATATGCCGATGGTGGGAACGGAACTGAAAAATAAATTTGAATCCATCGTTATAAGAATACTTGATGACAGAAAAGTTATTAAGGATCTGAGCAAACTCGGACTGATGGGTTACGCTAAAGATGCATTTGAAAAAGCAATCAATCAGCCGCAGGGAATGGTTATCCTGACCGGTCCTACGGGATCAGGTAAAAGTACCACGCTTATCGCCGCGTTATATCAGGTGATAGACCCGACGGTAAACGTACTTACCGTAGAAGATCCTGTGGAGTATGTTATTGAGGGAGCCCGGCAGTTAAAGATCGGGCATAAGATGAATTTTGAACAGGCCATACGCGGTATTCTGCGGCATGACCCTGATATTGTGCTTGTGGGTGAGATGAGAGATAAAGAGACAGCCGAAGTTGCCATTAAACTGGCAAACACCGGTCACCTTACCTTCTCCACGCTACACACAAACGACGCACCGAGCGCGGTTTCCCGTTTATATAAAATGGGAATTGAACCCTTCCTTATTGCTTACGCAATTAATATCATTGTGGCACAGCGGCTTATCAGAAAGCTTTGCGTCTGCAAAAAGAAAGTGGATCAGATTGATGATGACTATCTGAAGTCACTCGGTATTAATCCGGAGGAGTTCCGGGGTCTGGACATATATGAGGCAGTCGGGTGCGACAAATGCAGCAAGACGGGATATAAAGGGCGTCTTGCAATTCATGAAGCGCTCTATTTTACCAAAGATCTCAGACAGATTATTATTAAGTCAGGTGAAGAGGTTGATGAGGAAAAGATCCGTATGCAGGCAAAAAAAGACGGAACATTGAATCTGAGAGAATCCGGCCTGGAAAAAGTGAAGCAGGGGCTCACCTCGTTTGAAGAAGTTATCTCCTCGACGATGGAAGATTAACACCGGCGTACGAAATTATCATCCAGTAAGAGAACAAGCAAAGAATATCAGTGATAGAAGAAACCAAAGCAGCGATAAAAAAAATTACCGATGCCATTCCCCTGACCGTAATGGGGCAGGACCGTATCAATTATATCATCGAGCAGTTTAAAAAATTCACTGATGAGGAACGGCTTCTTTTTCTGAAGGTAATAAACCGGATCCTCACCAATATGATTGAACGTGAAGCCTCCGATATTGAGATAGGCGGCTACGGAAACGACGGATTTATCTGGATGCGCATCTTCGGAAAGAAAGAACGGGTTAAAGACCTTCCGCAGTTTACCCTGGATGAATTTGTTGTTCTGATTCTTAATATCCTCAACGAAAATCAGCGCCGTTATCTTATTGTAACCAGAAGCATAGATATGAGTTATACTTTTATCTATGAAAGGAAAAACGTACCGGTACGTTTCAGAGCAACGGTCTATTTTGATCTTGACAGCATCGCGTTAAATATGCGTGCTATTTCATCGGCAGTCCGCTCTATTGAATCAATGGAATTCCATCCCAACGTGCTGAAGGTAATGAGCCATATGCATGTGAAGTTCGGGCTTACGCTGATAACCGGTATTACAGGTTCAGGAAAGTCTTCGACTCTTGATGCAATCATTGATTTTCACAATAAGCTTGATACTGCTCACATAGTTATCATCGCGTCCCCCCTTGAGTTTGTACACAAGTCAAACCGGGCAATCGTGCGGCACAGGGAAGTGGGAAGGGATGTGCTGACCTTTAAGGATGGCGTTATCCAGTCATTGCGCCAGGATCCTGATATTATCGTTATCGGTGAAATGAGAGATCCGGATACCATTATGGCGGCTCTTGAGGTAACTGATACCGGCCACAAAGTTTTTTCGACACTCCATACATCTTCCGCGGTTGAGTCCATTGACCGCATCATCGCTGAAGTGCATCCAAATGAGCAGGACAGAGTGCGCAACAGACTGGCAGATGTGCTCACCTGCGTGGTCTCGCAGAAACTGGTTCCGACCATTAACGGTAGAGTTGCGCTTGCCAAGGAAGTACTGCTTGTGAACTCGAGCGTCAAAGCAGCCATCAAGAACAATAACACCAGTGAAATATATATGATGATCAATCAGGGAGGGCAGGTTGGCATGCAGACCATGGAGCAGGATCTGAAGCGGCTCTATATGCAGAAGAAGATTTCTCTTGAAACCGCGATGAGTTTTTCGAATAATAAAGTACGTATGCAGCAACTCTTAACGGCGGTCTGATGGAGCAGTTCGTCTGCATCTATTGCGAGGGAAATGATTCTAAATTTGCGGTCTTTGAACGGGACAAGGGAAAACTGCGCCTGATAAAAACCGCATCTATAGATTTGTTTAAACCCTCCTCAGGCGCGCAGTCTGAGATGCCGGTATTTGATGCAGGTGAAGGTGAACTTACCCTTGAGTCGCTGGCAGGCGATATGCTTTCCCAGAACATGAATGACTCTGTCGGGGGAGGCGGCCAGCTTATCGAAGGAGTGGTTAACGCGGAGCTCGCGGGAATAAAACTGCATCAGTGCAAGTTTGTGCCTATCCTTACCGAACCGGCGCTGTTTTACCAGACTTCAAATAAAAAAGGGACAACCGGAGCCATACCTAAGTTTACCCAGGAAGTAACATCAGAAGCCGAGGGAAAACTTAAATCAAAAAAGAAAACCACCAAATCTGATGAGTCTGTCGGCCAGGTTGAGATAGCAGAGGGAGCAACGCTGCGTGTCCGCTTACGTTCAGATACCAGCTGTATTCAGCTTGTTAACAAGCTTGCCCGTTTTAATAACCGGCGTTTTTATAAAATCAGCTCTGTTAAGAGTGCTGAAATATCCCTTGCCACCTATGTTGCCAAACGGAAGAAATTCTTTCCGGATGACTATTCCCTTGTTGTATATATCGGTAAGGAATACAGCAAGCTGATTTTTCTCTATGGAAGAAAAATCAAGCATATCGGCTCAACGCTTGATATCGGAACAACAAATCTGCATACCTACGATGTGTATTTTTCCAAGATACTGCTCGAAATGGAAAACGGCGCGGTGCCGAATCTTGATAATATCATCGTCTGCGGTGAGGATGTTTCTGAGAACCTGGTGCTCTCCTTTTACGGTACCTTCCCTGAAATCAATGTCAGCCGGCTTGAATTTGATGATGTTGATATATCAGGCCTTTCAGAAACAGACATAGAAAAAGTTTCCTCATTCAGCGTACCCATAGCGGCGATGAGTGAAATACATGAAGAACTGATAAAGAAAACCCCGGGAATCAATCTGATTCCGAACTGGGTAGTGGAAGAACAAAAACTGTTGCAGTTTGCCTGGCATGGGTATCTGATGCTTCCTCTGCTGGTTCTGGTTCCCATTTTTATAACGCTGCAGATACTCACAGGGAGCACGGAGCTTAAGGGGATTGAGAATGAAATCAGGGTGAAAGAGCAGTTAAAGCAGCAGAATCTTGAGATTGTTGCGCAGATAGAAGCTCTGGATGGCAGAATAAACAGTTTTGATCAGACACAGACCATCCTGGACTCAGTGAGCGTGGGGTCTGAGGTCTGGGGCAGAACCCTGAACCGTTTCTCCTCACTCGGAATTGAGCGGAGAGGATTCTGGCTGAGCAAGATATCCATTGATGAAAAGAAGTTTATACAGGCAGACGGATATTCGCTTAATACCGATATCCTGCCGCAGGTCACTGCACGCCTGGACTCCGCGACGCTGAAAAGTGTTTATTATGAACCGATACGGGAAAGCGATGCATACCGTTTTCAGATAACGCTCAGGGAACAATAGGCAGAGCGATGGACAGAAAACTTAAAAATACACTCGCGCTTGCCGGTCTGGTAATACTGCTGGCAGCACTCGGCTTCGGATATATATATCTGTTTCAGCGTCCGGAAATAAAGGAGCGGACGGAAGTACTGAACCAGCTTAAAGCGCAGGAGTTTGATACGGAATCGCTAAACCTGCAGCTTGCCGAAAGAACCGAACGCGCCCGCACGCTGGACTCAATACTTGCCGCAAGGAAGTTTAATATTCCCGTAAATATTACCACGCTGCAGTTTTATGAATTCATGAATATGGCAACCAAGCTGATATCGCGTGATGCACGTGTTAATATCGAATATATTGAAACAATGCCTGAACGGGAATTCTTCTTTCATAGATACAAAGTTGACGGCGTTGCATCGTATGCGGATCTTTATCA of Ignavibacteriales bacterium contains these proteins:
- a CDS encoding DUF2279 domain-containing protein is translated as MNRSLFRLFIILSFMTPQSNGQDTSAVHWYRAGGIGLLTAGGFVYGHALNTNLWWKGEKSGFHFNWQEDWTYALGSDKFGHFFFPYMASQVYSGLFQWSGFSRNTSLWLGSSLAFSYQTYIEIKDGFSKQWGFSWGDFAANTLGAVYPLLEEEYPPLKNFRFKMSFSPSERFRNNSHSVIFDDYESTYDWISIDIYNLLPQKAKPYWSPYLNIALGHSVKRLDAPEGGHHEFFLALDWNLDAFQIQNEYLRAVQKIIGFYRLPSPAVKIYPGVVWYGVRF
- a CDS encoding carboxypeptidase-like regulatory domain-containing protein; amino-acid sequence: MNKLLLLLLFLVLRLLPAEAASGLVKGRVADAETGELLPYVNVFIQGTNKGTVTDPDGNYYLKIPYGSYTLTYSMVGYKTETRQAEIGTEPLTIDVFFQRAEYAIPEVVVTGEDPGVLIMRNAIKRKLEQKDKLNTYTYNLYTKFVVSSDTLTAGRSSQRGDTTIFSIFESYSAGYFQKPDNYFNRITHRRQSVNVPPQANFVAFGTNINIYDDQVLLLDELIYSPFHPDAPEYYHFTLEKWIKPDSVTMIARIRVEPASSQRKLFSGYVDINGATGRVLEASLKPNKAVQLPFSADLSYWQSFGEFDGYIVPTGLHIKAIVPVDIYWVFDARVDISIYTVAYDYTFNKKLDAELFTLRRVEIDKGADELNADYWDDNGVLPLREEEKYAYEEIRQLRENPDSVLTSTFFDRYIGPLTREIAKLDREPFSGFDDFFHFNRVGAVYTGAGFRYRPFDRLNTVIKAGYSFADQKPHGDFLAEYSFDEPGRLQLAGNIYSRLNRRDDPYTLRERAITLLSLLFKNDYGDYFYASGYSFELKYGIGQLRFIRRETFERPTVFKLGFRDETQLPAGVNTDFAFFGRKSSYRGNPAAQPGRLRSIYGEVMLNYSPVRRIGNSGLFLSFETADKKRLTGDFTFSNIRSAFYLRTPTLPLWMLDLRVTGGYSIGTLPVQRYYSFESSSAAIALPGALRGIKEKEFYGDRYASVFIEHNFGELIPGVLRIPNVAAYGIEVIVNGSAAWSDVKNRSQVQITNPLLKTTAETADRYYYEAGIGLNRLLIFFRFDLSARLSQVSGPSYRITFSTATN
- a CDS encoding type II secretion system F family protein, with product MVECRFVAENPSGKVLSGSLVAENLSEAKKKINAMAEKNQLKIKSIDKKAAWIYTAKKGNEKPIKGEQKAFNKQEVIDALTRLGYDKINVNKKLLDINPPPPVQDVVTFVKISSELMDQKLPFGEVMNLLINDTQNKTLRDTLKDINNELKKGADSQVVFSRYQSVFGKFTSYMLGLASKSGNMAEIYRATAKFLERQMEFKKSLKSALISPFVTVFVLMLAVLYYIGYIFPETALMFAKFGIDLPPMTAATLELSDFLKANIFLILGSIIVPIVVLGRFFATPKGRIMKDKYMLKMPVMGNLIHKTVIEVFCRVFYTLYSGSAESIEPIRIAAEASDNAYFESQIKNVAIPLMVKKGIGITEAFAAANVFTETALNRFHSGEETGTLKNTALQLANYYESETVFRLKSIIELIQVIISMIIMVVMIGLTLVSAETATISPDPNKMKSVLEFVREYPVC
- a CDS encoding type II/IV secretion system protein, yielding MLETNLEFTDKIGYLLFKKGIINSEVLEKALRLKNEDKSKQKRNLAQILVQDFGYEHDAIFNEVASLYAFREMDVTAETITPEVADRIKKFVNGGGESLKKMIFEVKVIPYKYDDRQRDKLLIAATDPTDRNIPKIAFGLNARKYEVIYVRNKEYTKLVEKLFPPENEYLKQLEANPTEFNVEIEQEKDLSEDELENEINKSALVNLVEAALVEGTRKGISDIHFVPRSAKRTDIMFRVDGLLQLWHSQENTSPEALIAVVKDRSRGMDRFERERSQDGFIQREIDGTIIRFRVSDMPMVGTELKNKFESIVIRILDDRKVIKDLSKLGLMGYAKDAFEKAINQPQGMVILTGPTGSGKSTTLIAALYQVIDPTVNVLTVEDPVEYVIEGARQLKIGHKMNFEQAIRGILRHDPDIVLVGEMRDKETAEVAIKLANTGHLTFSTLHTNDAPSAVSRLYKMGIEPFLIAYAINIIVAQRLIRKLCVCKKKVDQIDDDYLKSLGINPEEFRGLDIYEAVGCDKCSKTGYKGRLAIHEALYFTKDLRQIIIKSGEEVDEEKIRMQAKKDGTLNLRESGLEKVKQGLTSFEEVISSTMED
- the tadA gene encoding Flp pilus assembly complex ATPase component TadA, with translation MGQDRINYIIEQFKKFTDEERLLFLKVINRILTNMIEREASDIEIGGYGNDGFIWMRIFGKKERVKDLPQFTLDEFVVLILNILNENQRRYLIVTRSIDMSYTFIYERKNVPVRFRATVYFDLDSIALNMRAISSAVRSIESMEFHPNVLKVMSHMHVKFGLTLITGITGSGKSSTLDAIIDFHNKLDTAHIVIIASPLEFVHKSNRAIVRHREVGRDVLTFKDGVIQSLRQDPDIIVIGEMRDPDTIMAALEVTDTGHKVFSTLHTSSAVESIDRIIAEVHPNEQDRVRNRLADVLTCVVSQKLVPTINGRVALAKEVLLVNSSVKAAIKNNNTSEIYMMINQGGQVGMQTMEQDLKRLYMQKKISLETAMSFSNNKVRMQQLLTAV